A part of Chanodichthys erythropterus isolate Z2021 chromosome 4, ASM2448905v1, whole genome shotgun sequence genomic DNA contains:
- the faslg gene encoding tumor necrosis factor ligand superfamily member 6, with the protein MSNNFGHPSQPVFMVDSGGGHPKQHRYYQQQVPRHTQHVPRHTEPPLVPCWTFPPAREEMKKRSWGRLNGGMAWVLTLILLLVFAALALGAYQILRLQSEVERLTQERPAQMQSVAPQKQVGLNPAELNNNKRKFAAHLLGRANQSPASGTLMWETKHGDVFIEGFKYSNGGLQVNESGLYFVYSRVEFLSPTCKSADYHAHKMIRQRGSRTQVIMEDHQEGLCTPGTNDPWMMGSHLGSLQHLKESDLLFVNVSHRHLLSKNFHHNYFGLFKIH; encoded by the exons ATGAGCAATAACTTTGGCCACCCGTCACAACCGGTGTTCATGGTGGATTCTGGCGGAGGTCATCCTAAACAGCATCGCTACTACCAGCAGCAGGTGCCCAGACACACACAGCATGTGCCCAGACACACAGAGCCACCCCTGGTACCCTGTTGGACGTTCCCCCCTGCCAGAGAGGAGATGAAGAAAAGGAGCTGGGGAAGGTTGAATGGTGGGATGGCCTGGGTACTGACTTTGATACTCCTGCTGGTTTTTGCAGCCCTGGCACTAGGAGCCTATCAGATCCTGAGGTTACAGTCTGAAGTCGAGCGCCTAACACAG GAAAGGCCCGCACAAATGCAAAGCGTTGCTCCACAGAAACAAGTTG GCCTGAATCCTGCTGAGCTGAACAACAACAAACGAAAATTTGCTGCACACTTACTAG GCCGTGCAAACCAGAGCCCAGCATCTGGAACTCTGATGTGGGAAACAAAACATGGCGACGTCTTCATAGAAGGCTTCAAGTACAGCAATGGCGGCCTCCAGGTTAACGAGAGTGGTTTGTACTTCGTTTACTCCCGAGTGGAGTTTCTTTCACCCACGTGCAAATCCGCAGACTATCACGCTCACAAAATGATTCGGCAGAGAGGCAGCCGTACCCAAGTAATCATGGAAGATCACCAAGAGGGTCTCTGTACGCCGGGGACAAACGACCCGTGGATGATGGGAAGCCATCTAGGCTCCCTTCAGCATCTCAAGGAGTCTGACTTGCTGTTTGTCAATGTCTCACACCGCCATCTGCTCAGCAAAAACTTTCACCACAATTATTTTGGCCTCTTCAAGATCCACTGA